A single region of the Elgaria multicarinata webbii isolate HBS135686 ecotype San Diego chromosome 14, rElgMul1.1.pri, whole genome shotgun sequence genome encodes:
- the SNAI3 gene encoding zinc finger protein SNAI3 yields MPRSFLVKKPSSTRVPNYGQLETRRQESNGYCPTWKGVVLPLLIQDGAAGRAAPCEAGSFWDRGSVIACLSPVLPQSSEAKGDPGSNPQVGAREAPGDSRVSGTPLRDNQNNLNLPSAFSLPQRRTPHLGSSAEGGGDGLLGERGVAADPLERFECPDCRKPYGTFSGLARHRQQRCRRQAVAAAARKYFSCKYCDKEYASLGALKMHIRTHTLPCVCKVCGKAFSRPWLLQGHIRTHTGEKPYTCSHCSRAFADRSNLRAHLQTHSDIKKYQCHTCLKTFSRMSLLLRHEEVACCPAT; encoded by the exons ATGCCGCGCTCCTTCCTGGTCAAGAAGCCCTCGAGCACCCGCGTCCCCAACTACGGCCAGCTGGAGACGCGCCGCCAAG AATCCAATGGATACTGCCCCACCTGGAAAGGGGTGGTGTTACCCCTCCTCATTCAGGACGGCGCGGCTGGCCGTGCCGCCCCCTGTGAAGCTGGCAGCTTCTGGGACCGGGGCTCCGTCATCGcctgcctgtcccccgtccttccaCAGAGCAGCGAGGCCAAAGGGGATCCCGGCTCAAACCCCCAAGTTGGGGCCAGGGAGGCCCCAGGAGACAGCCGGGTCTCTGGCACTCCTCTCCGAGATAACCAAAACAACCTCAATCTCCCATCGGCGTTCAGCCTGCCCCAAAGGAGGACTCCCCATCTGGGCAGCTCGGCGGAGGGAGGCGGTGATGGACTGCTGGGCGAGCGAGGGGTGGCCGCTGACCCACTGGAGAGGTTCGAGTGTCCGGACTGCCGCAAGCCCTACGGCACCTTCTCGGGCCTGGCCCGCCACCGGCAGCAGCGCTGCAGGCGGcaggcggtggcagcagcggcgagGAAGTATTTCAGCTGCAAGTACTGCGACAAAGAGTACGCCAGCCTGGGGGCCCTGAAGATGCACATCCGCACGCACACGCTGCCCTGTGTGTGCAAGGTCTGCGGCAAAGCCTTTTCCCGGCCGTGGCTGCTGCAGGGGCACATCCGGACGCACACAG GTGAAAAGCCCTACACCTGCTCTCACTGCAGCCGGGCGTTTGCTGACCGCTCCAACCTCCGCGCTCACCTGCAGACGCATTCCGACATCAAGAAATACCAGTGCCACACCTGCCTGAAGACCTTCTCCCGAATGTCGTTGCTCTTGAGGCACGAGGAGGTGGCTTGCTGTCCGGCAACTTGA